In Salmo trutta chromosome 16, fSalTru1.1, whole genome shotgun sequence, a genomic segment contains:
- the LOC115150602 gene encoding pepsin A — MKLAVVLFALVTLSECLLKIPLTKGKSARQTLEEKGLYEEYKRKYRYNPRAKFNTKAGGAMVPMIFYPESTYYGVIAIGTPPQSFKVLFDTGSADLWVPSVHCSSSQACYNHARFNTTASSTFQPSSETFSIQYVTGYMTGDVGYDTIIIGDLYVTHQIFGLSLVEDAFLDSLPWDGILGLAFPNQQSINGGTPVFDNIWKQGKIPQDLFSIYLSSSVDGSMLILGGTDPSYFTGSIQWIPISQPTGYWQINVDSITINGNTVACAAGCQAVVDSGTTEILGPTRDVNNINGWVGAYSEQGIVSCSNIKRMPEITFNINGFGFNLPASTYVLPYGSSCTTGFGTWDNDQWILGEVFMRQFYTVFNRDQNWVGLAQAKKSPESD, encoded by the exons ATGAAGTTGGCTGTTGTGCTGTTTGCCTTAGTAACCCTTTCTGAGTGCCTTCTCAA GATTCCTCTGACAAAGGGGAAGTCAGCCAGGCAGACTCTGGAGGAGAAGGGTCTGTATGAAGAGTACAAGAGAAAGTATCGCTACAACCCCAGAGCCAAGTTTAACACCAAGGCGGGTGGTGCCATGGTGCCCATGATCTTCTATCCAGAG TCGACATACTATGGAGTCATCGCCATCGGTACTCCCCCTCAGTCGTTCAAGGTTCTCTTTGACACGGGCTCTGCTGACCTGTGGGTGCCCTCTGTCCATTGCAGCAGCAGCCAGGCCTGCT ACAACCATGCCAGGTTCAACACGACAGCATCCTCCACATTCCAGCCCAGCTCAGAGACTTTCTCCATCCAATATGTCACTGGTTACATGACAGGGGATGTGGGATATGACACCATAATA ATCGGTGACTTGTATGTGACACACCAGATCTTTGGGCTGAGTCTGGTGGAGGATGCTTTCCTGGATAGCTTACCATGGGATGGGATTCTGGGCCTGGCCTTCCCCAACCAGCAGTCAATTAACGGAGGTACTCCTGTATTTGACAACATTTGGAAACAAGGAAAGATCCCTCAAGACCTGTTCTCCATCTATCTGTCCAG CTCTGTAGATGGCAGTATGTTAATCCTGGGAGGAACTGACCCCTCCTACTTCACAGGAAGCATCCAATGGATTCCCATCTCTCAACCTACTGGCTACTGGCAGATCAATGTAGACAG TATTACTATCAATGGGAATACTGTGGCGTGTGCAGCGGGCTGCCAAGCTGTAGTAGACTCTGGCACCACTGAGATCCTAGGGCCTACCAGGGACGTCAATAACATCAATGGCTGGGTGGGAGCCTACAGCGAACAG GGTATCGTGAGTTGCAGTAACATAAAGCGCATGCCTGAGATTACCTTCAACATCAATGGATTCGGCTTCAATCTCCCAGCATCAACCTATGTTTTACCA tATGGCTCCAGCTGTACTACTGGTTTTGGCACCTGGGACAATGATCAGTGGATTCTGGGTGAGGTCTTCATGAGGCAGTTCTACACTGTCTTCAACAGAGACCAGAACTGGGTGGGCTTGGCACAGGCTAAAAAGAGTCCAGAGTCAGACTGA
- the LOC115150601 gene encoding amphoterin-induced protein 1, with product MQPKCCIWKTRIPYQKIHPTSSTMLAPDMVDGQLSGSHCAIAGVSIKGLFALLVLTLLLPPGAMTSSKPITCHKTCLCASNIVSCSKMNLTGIPMTLPRYTAVLDLSFNQISKLKAEWTPVKLSKLHSLLLSHNGLTFLSSEAFLYVTWLRYLDLSSNGLKILEEFIFEPLEHLEVLLLYNNHISQIDRTAFSGLNSLQKLYLSQNQVKRFPLELVKERNRLEKLTLLDVSTNRLKLLPIQELQVLPAWIKNGLYFHNNPLPCSCELYSMLARWHLQELSSATDFRDDHTCLLPGTQKEKVLTLELNKVHLNCSAVTIIDEEAYLEQVLNLGCDTRQRDMLKSWVLPGNVQVSSGNQSARVLSDGSLQIGPLTLEDSGVYTCYAVGDSLNETLYVTVEVHNTTQAGGHEGMKTAYTTLVGCLASAVMVLIYLYLTPCRCFCCSGQGLDKRALGDSLHSSTVSVSPTHEDTGPEGGGGGGGAFDKPPFNRHVAFPDPKGLIEQNGRLSPCGEEEEEWQEEDRGKQGQRRKSDAESLSSVCSDTPIVV from the coding sequence ATGCAGCCTAAATGCTGCATTTGGAAAACAAGGATTCCCTATCAAAAAATACATCCAACATCCTCCACCATGCTTGCACCTGACATGGTGGATGGGCAACTCTCTGGTTCCCATTGTGCCATAGCAGGAGTGTCTATTAAGGGGCTCTTTGCCCTTCTGGTCCTGACTCTCCTACTGCCTCCAGGAGCAATGACCAGCTCCAAACCTATCACCTGCCACAAAACCTGTTTGTGTGCTAGCAACATCGTCAGCTGCTCCAAGATGAACCTGACCGGAATCCCTATGACTCTGCCTCGCTACACCGCTGTGCTGGACCTTAGCTTCAACCAAATCAGTAAACTGAAAGCTGAATGGACCCCGGTCAAGCTCAGCAAGCTGCACAGTCTCCTGCTCAGCCACAACGGCctcaccttcctctcctctgaggcTTTTCTGTACGTCACATGGCTGCGTTACCTGGACCTGTCCTCAAACGGCCTGAAAATCCTGGAAGAGTTCATCTTCGAGCCCCTGGAGCACCTGGAGGTGCTTCTGCTTTACAACAACCACATCTCCCAGATCGACCGCACCGCCTTCTCGGGCCTCAACAGCCTGCAGAAGCTCTACCTCAGCCAGAACCAGGTCAAACGCTTCCCCTTGGAGCTGGTTAAGGAGAGGAACCGGCTTGAGAAGCTCACACTACTGGACGTGTCCACCAACCGGCTCAAACTCCTGCCCATACAGGAGCTCCAGGTCCTGCCTGCCTGGATCAAGAACGGTCTCTACTTCCACAACAACCCGCTGCCCTGCAGCTGTGAGCTGTACAGCATGCTGGCCCGCTGGCACCTCCAGGAGCTCAGCTCCGCCACTGACTTCAGGGACGACCACACCTGTCTACTCCCAGGCACACAAAAGGAGAAGGTGCTTACCTTGGAGCTTAACAAGGTCCATCTAAATTGCAGCGCTGTGACCATCATAGATGAGGAGGCCTATCTAGAGCAGGTTTTAAACCTGGGCTGTGACACCAGGCAGAGGGACATGCTGAAGAGCTGGGTCTTGCCCGGCAATGTGCAGGTGTCCTCTGGGAACCAAAGTGCTAGGGTCCTCAGCGACGGCAGTCTGCAGATCGGCCCCCTCACGCTAGAGGACTCtggggtctacacctgttatgcAGTGGGGGACTCCCTCAATGAGACTCTGTATGTGACTGTGGAGGTGCACAACACCACTCAGGCTGGAGGGCATGAGGGCATGAAGACGGCTTACACCACGCTGGTGGGCTGTCTGGCCAGTGCGGTGATGGTGCTcatctacctctacctcacaccCTGCCGCTGCTTCTGCTGCTCAGGCCAGGGCCTGGACAAGAGGGCTCTGGGAgacagcctccactcctccactgtCAGCGTTTCTCCCACCCATGAGGACACAGGCCCAGAGggaggcggaggaggagggggggcctTCGATAAGCCTCCCTTCAACAGGCATGTGGCCTTCCCGGACCCAAAGGGCCTGATCGAGCAGAATGGGCGACTGAGCCcatgtggggaggaggaggaggagtggcaggaggaggacagaggaaagCAGGGACAGAGAAGAAAGTCAGATGCGGAGTCTCTGAGCTCTGTGTGCTCAGACACCCCTATCGTGGTGTGA